A region from the Misgurnus anguillicaudatus chromosome 7, ASM2758022v2, whole genome shotgun sequence genome encodes:
- the LOC129417931 gene encoding scavenger receptor cysteine-rich domain-containing protein DMBT1 isoform X11 has protein sequence MTTAAPSSTTSDWEWTASPNPTIDWEWTGYNGCGGNMANWMGEFVSPQYPSFYPNGARCTWTIHSTGQRTVLLNFTFVDLETCCDYIEVFDGHTSRGRLLGKVQGNRRQSFKSTQNGVTVVFYSDGSETRRGFHANWVFVDSNSCRYNCGYRFRTCSCENSCRYKRNCCHDYKRYCPVASTSQPAMTTAAPRSPTSDWEWTGYNGCGGNMENWMGEFVSPQYPSFYPNGARCTWTIHSTGQRTVLLNFTFVDLETCCDYIEVFDGHTSRGRLLGKLRENRRQSFKSTQNDMTVVFYSDHSVTRKGFHANWVFVDSNSCRYSCGYQLRTCSCEKSCQYERNCCHDYNRYCLVDSTLQPAMTNGYKCGGHLYGSGQFFSPNYPNYYYNNSNCVWYLSAQPGQKIVLSFANVQLENCCTCDYISVHDGSSTGYPELGKICFNDTTQQTFHSSSQYMTVVFRSDYSGVSHGFKAMFTSSLTADKGRVDCSSDNMVIVIQLSYLNSLGFNGNNLYVDDHQCRPTITSTEVVFSFPFNTCGSGREMMNGFVTYTNNVRASESQSDEITRKSQFLLRVGCRMEPETMVQILYKTRNVTLNANIMGTGHFNASMAFYNSSSFNQIMYDSPYEVTLNQSLYVQVQLNRADRSLNLFLDTCVASPDQNDFQARSYYLLRNGCSRDSTYYSYINGQQYYARFHFKAFKFLRTQASVYLQCKVIICPDNDYNSWCRQGCRQRRKRSLESNHYTNTVILGPIKLRDQKVEGLV, from the exons ATGACAACAGCAG CCCCAAGTAGCACAACCAGTGACTGGGAATGGACAG CATCACCTAACCCGACCATTGACTGGGAATGGACAg GATACAACGGATGTGGTGGCAACATGGCAAATTGGATGGGTGAATTTGTAAGCCCTCAGTACCCTAGTTTCTATCCTAATGGTGCACGATGCACATGGACCATTCACAGCACTGGACAAAGAACAGTGCTGTTGAACTTCACCTTTGTTGA TTTGGAAACATGCTGTGATTACATCGAAGTATTTGATGGTCATACTTCACGTGGACGTTTACTAGGAAAAGTTCAAGGGAACAGGAGACAATCTTTTAAATCAACTCAGAATGGTGTGACTgtggttttctacagtgatgGCAGTGAAACGAGAAGAGGATTTCATGCAAACTGGGTCTTTGTAG ATTCCAATTCATGCAGGTACAACTGTGGATATCGATTTCGCACTTGTTCATGTGAGAACTCCTGCCGGTACAAGAGAAACTGTTGCCATGACTACAAAA GGTATTGCCCAGTGGCTTCAACATCACAGCCAGCCATGACAACAGCAG CCCCAAGGAGCCCAACCAGTGACTGGGAATGGACAg GATACAACGGATGTGGTGGCAATATGGAAAATTGGATGGGTGAATTTGTTAGCCCTCAGTACCCTAGTTTCTATCCTAATGGTGCACGATGCACATGGACCATTCACAGCACTGGACAAAGAACAGTGCTGTTGAACTTCACCTTTGTTGA TTTGGAAACATGCTGTGATTACATCGAAGTATTTGATGGTCATACTTCACGTGGACGTTTACTAGGAAAACTGCGAGAGAACAGAAGACAATCTTTTAAATCAACTCAGAATGATATGACTgtggttttctacagtgatcACAGTGTAACAAGAAAAGGATTTCATGCAAACTGGGTCTTTGTAG ATTCCAATTCATGCAGGTATAGCTGTGGATATCAACTTCGCACTTGTTCATGTGAGAAGTCCTGCCAGTACGAGAGAAACTGTTGCCATGACTACAACA GGTATTGCCTGGTGGACTCAACATTACAGCCAGCCATGACAAACG GATATAAGTGTGGAGGACATTTGTATGGTTCTGGACAGTTTTTCAGTCCTAATTACCCAAACTATTATTATAACAATTCCAACTGTGTGTGGTATCTCTCTGCTCAGCCAGGACAGAAGATCGTCCTGTCATTTGCTAATGTACA ACTGGAGAATTGTTGCACCTGTGACTACATCTCTGTACATGATGGTTCTTCCACTGGTTATCCAGAGCTGGGAAAGATCTGCTTCAATGACACCACACAACAGACCTTTCACTCATCTTCTCAATACATGACTGTTGTCTTCAGGAGTGACTACTCTGGTGTCAGCCATGGTTTTAAGGCCATGTTCACAAGCTCTCTGACTGCAGATAAAG GTCGTGTGGATTGTTCCTCAGACAACATGGTCATTGTCATTCAATTGTCATACCTGAATTCACTGGGATTTAATGGAAATAACCTTTATGTGGATGACCATCAGTGCAGACCCACCATTACCAGTACTGAGGTTGTGTTCAGCTTTCCTTTCAACACATGCGGCAGTGGAAGAGAG ATGATGAATGGTTTTGTGACTTACACCAACAATGTGCGTGCGTCTGAGTCTCAGTCAGACGAGATCACTCGTAAGTCACAGTTTCTGTTACGTGTGGGCTGCAGAATGGAGCCAGAGACTATGGTGCAGATACTCTACAAGACCAGAAATGTCACTCTCAATGCCAATATCATGGGAACAGGTCACTTCAATGCCAGCATGGCCTTCTACAACTCCAGCAGTTTCAACCAAATAATGTATGACTCTCCATATGAGGTGACCCTTAACCAGAGCTTGTATGTCCAGGTACAGCTTAATAGAGCTGATAGGAGTCTGAATCTCTTCCTAGACACATGTGTTGCCTCTCCAGATCAAAATGACTTCCAAGCCCGCTCCTATTACCTGCTGCGTAATGG ATGCTCCAGAGACAGCACATATTATTCCTACATCAACGGTCAGCAGTATTACGCTCGGTTCCACTTCAAGGCTTTTAAGTTCCTTCGGACTCAAGCATCTGTGTACCTGCAGTGTAAGGTGATCATTTGCCCAGATAATGATTACAACTCTTGGTGTCGCCAGGGCTGCCGACAGCGACGCAAGAGGTCCCTTGAATCCAACCACTACACCAATACTGTGATACTTGGGCCAATAAAACTCAGAGATCAGAAG GTTGAAGGCCTGGTGTGA
- the LOC129417931 gene encoding CUB and zona pellucida-like domain-containing protein 1 isoform X1 has translation MTTAAPSSTTSDWEWTASPNPTIDWEWTGYNGCGGNMANWMGEFVSPQYPSFYPNGARCTWTIHSTGQRTVLLNFTFVDLETCCDYIEVFDGHTSRGRLLGKVQGNRRQSFKSTQNGVTVVFYSDGSETRRGFHANWVFVDSNSCRYNCGYRFRTCSCENSCRYKRNCCHDYKRYCPVASTSQPAMTTAAPRSPTSDWEWTASSIATSDWTASSSATSDWTAIGNATIDREWTAIGNATIDREWTATSNATVDRELTATSNATVDREWTGYNGCGGNMENWMGEFVSPQYPSFYPNGARCTWTIHSTGQRTVLLNFTFVDLETCCDYIEVFDGHTSRGRLLGKLRENRRQSFKSTQNDMTVVFYSDHSVTRKGFHANWVFVDSNSCRYSCGYQLRTCSCEKSCQYERNCCHDYNRYCLVDSTLQPAMTNGYKCGGHLYGSGQFFSPNYPNYYYNNSNCVWYLSAQPGQKIVLSFANVQLENCCTCDYISVHDGSSTGYPELGKICFNDTTQQTFHSSSQYMTVVFRSDYSGVSHGFKAMFTSSLTADKGRVDCSSDNMVIVIQLSYLNSLGFNGNNLYVDDHQCRPTITSTEVVFSFPFNTCGSGREMMNGFVTYTNNVRASESQSDEITRKSQFLLRVGCRMEPETMVQILYKTRNVTLNANIMGTGHFNASMAFYNSSSFNQIMYDSPYEVTLNQSLYVQVQLNRADRSLNLFLDTCVASPDQNDFQARSYYLLRNGCSRDSTYYSYINGQQYYARFHFKAFKFLRTQASVYLQCKVIICPDNDYNSWCRQGCRQRRKRSLESNHYTNTVILGPIKLRDQKVEGLV, from the exons ATGACAACAGCAG CCCCAAGTAGCACAACCAGTGACTGGGAATGGACAG CATCACCTAACCCGACCATTGACTGGGAATGGACAg GATACAACGGATGTGGTGGCAACATGGCAAATTGGATGGGTGAATTTGTAAGCCCTCAGTACCCTAGTTTCTATCCTAATGGTGCACGATGCACATGGACCATTCACAGCACTGGACAAAGAACAGTGCTGTTGAACTTCACCTTTGTTGA TTTGGAAACATGCTGTGATTACATCGAAGTATTTGATGGTCATACTTCACGTGGACGTTTACTAGGAAAAGTTCAAGGGAACAGGAGACAATCTTTTAAATCAACTCAGAATGGTGTGACTgtggttttctacagtgatgGCAGTGAAACGAGAAGAGGATTTCATGCAAACTGGGTCTTTGTAG ATTCCAATTCATGCAGGTACAACTGTGGATATCGATTTCGCACTTGTTCATGTGAGAACTCCTGCCGGTACAAGAGAAACTGTTGCCATGACTACAAAA GGTATTGCCCAGTGGCTTCAACATCACAGCCAGCCATGACAACAGCAG CCCCAAGGAGCCCAACCAGTGACTGGGAATGGACAg CATCAAGCATCGCAACCAGTGACTGGACAg CATCAAGCAGCGCAACCAGTGACTGGACAg CAATAGGTAACGCGACAATTGACCGGGAATGGACAg CAATAGGTAACGCGACAATTGACCGGGAATGGACAg caACAAGTAACGCGACCGTTGACCGGGAATTGACAg caACAAGTAACGCGACCGTTGACCGGGAATGGACAg GATACAACGGATGTGGTGGCAATATGGAAAATTGGATGGGTGAATTTGTTAGCCCTCAGTACCCTAGTTTCTATCCTAATGGTGCACGATGCACATGGACCATTCACAGCACTGGACAAAGAACAGTGCTGTTGAACTTCACCTTTGTTGA TTTGGAAACATGCTGTGATTACATCGAAGTATTTGATGGTCATACTTCACGTGGACGTTTACTAGGAAAACTGCGAGAGAACAGAAGACAATCTTTTAAATCAACTCAGAATGATATGACTgtggttttctacagtgatcACAGTGTAACAAGAAAAGGATTTCATGCAAACTGGGTCTTTGTAG ATTCCAATTCATGCAGGTATAGCTGTGGATATCAACTTCGCACTTGTTCATGTGAGAAGTCCTGCCAGTACGAGAGAAACTGTTGCCATGACTACAACA GGTATTGCCTGGTGGACTCAACATTACAGCCAGCCATGACAAACG GATATAAGTGTGGAGGACATTTGTATGGTTCTGGACAGTTTTTCAGTCCTAATTACCCAAACTATTATTATAACAATTCCAACTGTGTGTGGTATCTCTCTGCTCAGCCAGGACAGAAGATCGTCCTGTCATTTGCTAATGTACA ACTGGAGAATTGTTGCACCTGTGACTACATCTCTGTACATGATGGTTCTTCCACTGGTTATCCAGAGCTGGGAAAGATCTGCTTCAATGACACCACACAACAGACCTTTCACTCATCTTCTCAATACATGACTGTTGTCTTCAGGAGTGACTACTCTGGTGTCAGCCATGGTTTTAAGGCCATGTTCACAAGCTCTCTGACTGCAGATAAAG GTCGTGTGGATTGTTCCTCAGACAACATGGTCATTGTCATTCAATTGTCATACCTGAATTCACTGGGATTTAATGGAAATAACCTTTATGTGGATGACCATCAGTGCAGACCCACCATTACCAGTACTGAGGTTGTGTTCAGCTTTCCTTTCAACACATGCGGCAGTGGAAGAGAG ATGATGAATGGTTTTGTGACTTACACCAACAATGTGCGTGCGTCTGAGTCTCAGTCAGACGAGATCACTCGTAAGTCACAGTTTCTGTTACGTGTGGGCTGCAGAATGGAGCCAGAGACTATGGTGCAGATACTCTACAAGACCAGAAATGTCACTCTCAATGCCAATATCATGGGAACAGGTCACTTCAATGCCAGCATGGCCTTCTACAACTCCAGCAGTTTCAACCAAATAATGTATGACTCTCCATATGAGGTGACCCTTAACCAGAGCTTGTATGTCCAGGTACAGCTTAATAGAGCTGATAGGAGTCTGAATCTCTTCCTAGACACATGTGTTGCCTCTCCAGATCAAAATGACTTCCAAGCCCGCTCCTATTACCTGCTGCGTAATGG ATGCTCCAGAGACAGCACATATTATTCCTACATCAACGGTCAGCAGTATTACGCTCGGTTCCACTTCAAGGCTTTTAAGTTCCTTCGGACTCAAGCATCTGTGTACCTGCAGTGTAAGGTGATCATTTGCCCAGATAATGATTACAACTCTTGGTGTCGCCAGGGCTGCCGACAGCGACGCAAGAGGTCCCTTGAATCCAACCACTACACCAATACTGTGATACTTGGGCCAATAAAACTCAGAGATCAGAAG GTTGAAGGCCTGGTGTGA
- the LOC129417931 gene encoding CUB and zona pellucida-like domain-containing protein 1 isoform X6: MTTAAPSSTTSDWEWTASPNPTIDWEWTGYNGCGGNMANWMGEFVSPQYPSFYPNGARCTWTIHSTGQRTVLLNFTFVDLETCCDYIEVFDGHTSRGRLLGKVQGNRRQSFKSTQNGVTVVFYSDGSETRRGFHANWVFVDSNSCRYNCGYRFRTCSCENSCRYKRNCCHDYKRYCPVASTSQPAMTTAAPRSPTSDWEWTASSSATSDWTAIGNATIDREWTAIGNATIDREWTATSNATVDREWTGYNGCGGNMENWMGEFVSPQYPSFYPNGARCTWTIHSTGQRTVLLNFTFVDLETCCDYIEVFDGHTSRGRLLGKLRENRRQSFKSTQNDMTVVFYSDHSVTRKGFHANWVFVDSNSCRYSCGYQLRTCSCEKSCQYERNCCHDYNRYCLVDSTLQPAMTNGYKCGGHLYGSGQFFSPNYPNYYYNNSNCVWYLSAQPGQKIVLSFANVQLENCCTCDYISVHDGSSTGYPELGKICFNDTTQQTFHSSSQYMTVVFRSDYSGVSHGFKAMFTSSLTADKGRVDCSSDNMVIVIQLSYLNSLGFNGNNLYVDDHQCRPTITSTEVVFSFPFNTCGSGREMMNGFVTYTNNVRASESQSDEITRKSQFLLRVGCRMEPETMVQILYKTRNVTLNANIMGTGHFNASMAFYNSSSFNQIMYDSPYEVTLNQSLYVQVQLNRADRSLNLFLDTCVASPDQNDFQARSYYLLRNGCSRDSTYYSYINGQQYYARFHFKAFKFLRTQASVYLQCKVIICPDNDYNSWCRQGCRQRRKRSLESNHYTNTVILGPIKLRDQKVEGLV, from the exons ATGACAACAGCAG CCCCAAGTAGCACAACCAGTGACTGGGAATGGACAG CATCACCTAACCCGACCATTGACTGGGAATGGACAg GATACAACGGATGTGGTGGCAACATGGCAAATTGGATGGGTGAATTTGTAAGCCCTCAGTACCCTAGTTTCTATCCTAATGGTGCACGATGCACATGGACCATTCACAGCACTGGACAAAGAACAGTGCTGTTGAACTTCACCTTTGTTGA TTTGGAAACATGCTGTGATTACATCGAAGTATTTGATGGTCATACTTCACGTGGACGTTTACTAGGAAAAGTTCAAGGGAACAGGAGACAATCTTTTAAATCAACTCAGAATGGTGTGACTgtggttttctacagtgatgGCAGTGAAACGAGAAGAGGATTTCATGCAAACTGGGTCTTTGTAG ATTCCAATTCATGCAGGTACAACTGTGGATATCGATTTCGCACTTGTTCATGTGAGAACTCCTGCCGGTACAAGAGAAACTGTTGCCATGACTACAAAA GGTATTGCCCAGTGGCTTCAACATCACAGCCAGCCATGACAACAGCAG CCCCAAGGAGCCCAACCAGTGACTGGGAATGGACAg CATCAAGCAGCGCAACCAGTGACTGGACAg CAATAGGTAACGCGACAATTGACCGGGAATGGACAg CAATAGGTAACGCGACAATTGACCGGGAATGGACAg caACAAGTAACGCGACCGTTGACCGGGAATGGACAg GATACAACGGATGTGGTGGCAATATGGAAAATTGGATGGGTGAATTTGTTAGCCCTCAGTACCCTAGTTTCTATCCTAATGGTGCACGATGCACATGGACCATTCACAGCACTGGACAAAGAACAGTGCTGTTGAACTTCACCTTTGTTGA TTTGGAAACATGCTGTGATTACATCGAAGTATTTGATGGTCATACTTCACGTGGACGTTTACTAGGAAAACTGCGAGAGAACAGAAGACAATCTTTTAAATCAACTCAGAATGATATGACTgtggttttctacagtgatcACAGTGTAACAAGAAAAGGATTTCATGCAAACTGGGTCTTTGTAG ATTCCAATTCATGCAGGTATAGCTGTGGATATCAACTTCGCACTTGTTCATGTGAGAAGTCCTGCCAGTACGAGAGAAACTGTTGCCATGACTACAACA GGTATTGCCTGGTGGACTCAACATTACAGCCAGCCATGACAAACG GATATAAGTGTGGAGGACATTTGTATGGTTCTGGACAGTTTTTCAGTCCTAATTACCCAAACTATTATTATAACAATTCCAACTGTGTGTGGTATCTCTCTGCTCAGCCAGGACAGAAGATCGTCCTGTCATTTGCTAATGTACA ACTGGAGAATTGTTGCACCTGTGACTACATCTCTGTACATGATGGTTCTTCCACTGGTTATCCAGAGCTGGGAAAGATCTGCTTCAATGACACCACACAACAGACCTTTCACTCATCTTCTCAATACATGACTGTTGTCTTCAGGAGTGACTACTCTGGTGTCAGCCATGGTTTTAAGGCCATGTTCACAAGCTCTCTGACTGCAGATAAAG GTCGTGTGGATTGTTCCTCAGACAACATGGTCATTGTCATTCAATTGTCATACCTGAATTCACTGGGATTTAATGGAAATAACCTTTATGTGGATGACCATCAGTGCAGACCCACCATTACCAGTACTGAGGTTGTGTTCAGCTTTCCTTTCAACACATGCGGCAGTGGAAGAGAG ATGATGAATGGTTTTGTGACTTACACCAACAATGTGCGTGCGTCTGAGTCTCAGTCAGACGAGATCACTCGTAAGTCACAGTTTCTGTTACGTGTGGGCTGCAGAATGGAGCCAGAGACTATGGTGCAGATACTCTACAAGACCAGAAATGTCACTCTCAATGCCAATATCATGGGAACAGGTCACTTCAATGCCAGCATGGCCTTCTACAACTCCAGCAGTTTCAACCAAATAATGTATGACTCTCCATATGAGGTGACCCTTAACCAGAGCTTGTATGTCCAGGTACAGCTTAATAGAGCTGATAGGAGTCTGAATCTCTTCCTAGACACATGTGTTGCCTCTCCAGATCAAAATGACTTCCAAGCCCGCTCCTATTACCTGCTGCGTAATGG ATGCTCCAGAGACAGCACATATTATTCCTACATCAACGGTCAGCAGTATTACGCTCGGTTCCACTTCAAGGCTTTTAAGTTCCTTCGGACTCAAGCATCTGTGTACCTGCAGTGTAAGGTGATCATTTGCCCAGATAATGATTACAACTCTTGGTGTCGCCAGGGCTGCCGACAGCGACGCAAGAGGTCCCTTGAATCCAACCACTACACCAATACTGTGATACTTGGGCCAATAAAACTCAGAGATCAGAAG GTTGAAGGCCTGGTGTGA
- the LOC129417931 gene encoding CUB and zona pellucida-like domain-containing protein 1 isoform X4 gives MTTAAPSSTTSDWEWTASPNPTIDWEWTGYNGCGGNMANWMGEFVSPQYPSFYPNGARCTWTIHSTGQRTVLLNFTFVDLETCCDYIEVFDGHTSRGRLLGKVQGNRRQSFKSTQNGVTVVFYSDGSETRRGFHANWVFVDSNSCRYNCGYRFRTCSCENSCRYKRNCCHDYKRYCPVASTSQPAMTTAAPRSPTSDWEWTASSIATSDWTASSSATSDWTAIGNATIDREWTAIGNATIDREWTATSNATVDREWTGYNGCGGNMENWMGEFVSPQYPSFYPNGARCTWTIHSTGQRTVLLNFTFVDLETCCDYIEVFDGHTSRGRLLGKLRENRRQSFKSTQNDMTVVFYSDHSVTRKGFHANWVFVDSNSCRYSCGYQLRTCSCEKSCQYERNCCHDYNRYCLVDSTLQPAMTNGYKCGGHLYGSGQFFSPNYPNYYYNNSNCVWYLSAQPGQKIVLSFANVQLENCCTCDYISVHDGSSTGYPELGKICFNDTTQQTFHSSSQYMTVVFRSDYSGVSHGFKAMFTSSLTADKGRVDCSSDNMVIVIQLSYLNSLGFNGNNLYVDDHQCRPTITSTEVVFSFPFNTCGSGREMMNGFVTYTNNVRASESQSDEITRKSQFLLRVGCRMEPETMVQILYKTRNVTLNANIMGTGHFNASMAFYNSSSFNQIMYDSPYEVTLNQSLYVQVQLNRADRSLNLFLDTCVASPDQNDFQARSYYLLRNGCSRDSTYYSYINGQQYYARFHFKAFKFLRTQASVYLQCKVIICPDNDYNSWCRQGCRQRRKRSLESNHYTNTVILGPIKLRDQKVEGLV, from the exons ATGACAACAGCAG CCCCAAGTAGCACAACCAGTGACTGGGAATGGACAG CATCACCTAACCCGACCATTGACTGGGAATGGACAg GATACAACGGATGTGGTGGCAACATGGCAAATTGGATGGGTGAATTTGTAAGCCCTCAGTACCCTAGTTTCTATCCTAATGGTGCACGATGCACATGGACCATTCACAGCACTGGACAAAGAACAGTGCTGTTGAACTTCACCTTTGTTGA TTTGGAAACATGCTGTGATTACATCGAAGTATTTGATGGTCATACTTCACGTGGACGTTTACTAGGAAAAGTTCAAGGGAACAGGAGACAATCTTTTAAATCAACTCAGAATGGTGTGACTgtggttttctacagtgatgGCAGTGAAACGAGAAGAGGATTTCATGCAAACTGGGTCTTTGTAG ATTCCAATTCATGCAGGTACAACTGTGGATATCGATTTCGCACTTGTTCATGTGAGAACTCCTGCCGGTACAAGAGAAACTGTTGCCATGACTACAAAA GGTATTGCCCAGTGGCTTCAACATCACAGCCAGCCATGACAACAGCAG CCCCAAGGAGCCCAACCAGTGACTGGGAATGGACAg CATCAAGCATCGCAACCAGTGACTGGACAg CATCAAGCAGCGCAACCAGTGACTGGACAg CAATAGGTAACGCGACAATTGACCGGGAATGGACAg CAATAGGTAACGCGACAATTGACCGGGAATGGACAg caACAAGTAACGCGACCGTTGACCGGGAATGGACAg GATACAACGGATGTGGTGGCAATATGGAAAATTGGATGGGTGAATTTGTTAGCCCTCAGTACCCTAGTTTCTATCCTAATGGTGCACGATGCACATGGACCATTCACAGCACTGGACAAAGAACAGTGCTGTTGAACTTCACCTTTGTTGA TTTGGAAACATGCTGTGATTACATCGAAGTATTTGATGGTCATACTTCACGTGGACGTTTACTAGGAAAACTGCGAGAGAACAGAAGACAATCTTTTAAATCAACTCAGAATGATATGACTgtggttttctacagtgatcACAGTGTAACAAGAAAAGGATTTCATGCAAACTGGGTCTTTGTAG ATTCCAATTCATGCAGGTATAGCTGTGGATATCAACTTCGCACTTGTTCATGTGAGAAGTCCTGCCAGTACGAGAGAAACTGTTGCCATGACTACAACA GGTATTGCCTGGTGGACTCAACATTACAGCCAGCCATGACAAACG GATATAAGTGTGGAGGACATTTGTATGGTTCTGGACAGTTTTTCAGTCCTAATTACCCAAACTATTATTATAACAATTCCAACTGTGTGTGGTATCTCTCTGCTCAGCCAGGACAGAAGATCGTCCTGTCATTTGCTAATGTACA ACTGGAGAATTGTTGCACCTGTGACTACATCTCTGTACATGATGGTTCTTCCACTGGTTATCCAGAGCTGGGAAAGATCTGCTTCAATGACACCACACAACAGACCTTTCACTCATCTTCTCAATACATGACTGTTGTCTTCAGGAGTGACTACTCTGGTGTCAGCCATGGTTTTAAGGCCATGTTCACAAGCTCTCTGACTGCAGATAAAG GTCGTGTGGATTGTTCCTCAGACAACATGGTCATTGTCATTCAATTGTCATACCTGAATTCACTGGGATTTAATGGAAATAACCTTTATGTGGATGACCATCAGTGCAGACCCACCATTACCAGTACTGAGGTTGTGTTCAGCTTTCCTTTCAACACATGCGGCAGTGGAAGAGAG ATGATGAATGGTTTTGTGACTTACACCAACAATGTGCGTGCGTCTGAGTCTCAGTCAGACGAGATCACTCGTAAGTCACAGTTTCTGTTACGTGTGGGCTGCAGAATGGAGCCAGAGACTATGGTGCAGATACTCTACAAGACCAGAAATGTCACTCTCAATGCCAATATCATGGGAACAGGTCACTTCAATGCCAGCATGGCCTTCTACAACTCCAGCAGTTTCAACCAAATAATGTATGACTCTCCATATGAGGTGACCCTTAACCAGAGCTTGTATGTCCAGGTACAGCTTAATAGAGCTGATAGGAGTCTGAATCTCTTCCTAGACACATGTGTTGCCTCTCCAGATCAAAATGACTTCCAAGCCCGCTCCTATTACCTGCTGCGTAATGG ATGCTCCAGAGACAGCACATATTATTCCTACATCAACGGTCAGCAGTATTACGCTCGGTTCCACTTCAAGGCTTTTAAGTTCCTTCGGACTCAAGCATCTGTGTACCTGCAGTGTAAGGTGATCATTTGCCCAGATAATGATTACAACTCTTGGTGTCGCCAGGGCTGCCGACAGCGACGCAAGAGGTCCCTTGAATCCAACCACTACACCAATACTGTGATACTTGGGCCAATAAAACTCAGAGATCAGAAG GTTGAAGGCCTGGTGTGA